From a single Chiloscyllium plagiosum isolate BGI_BamShark_2017 chromosome 27, ASM401019v2, whole genome shotgun sequence genomic region:
- the rrm2 gene encoding ribonucleoside-diphosphate reductase subunit M2 isoform X1, with the protein MSTPVLLSPKNELSVRPSKCPEEKHRTDLKNPAAAKHQDEPLLRDNPNRFVIFPIQYHDMWQMYKKAEASFWTAEEVDLSKDLAHWGSLKPNEKHFITHVLAFFAASDGIVNENLVERFSQEVQVTEARCFYGFQIAMENVHSEMYSLLIDAYVKDPSERESLFNAIKTMPCIKKKADWALRWIADQESTFGERVVGFAAVEGIFFSGSFAAIFWLKKRGLMPGLTFSNELISRDEGLHCDFACLIFKHLVHKPSETRVRKIITEAVRIEQEFVTESLPVDLIGMNCTLMKYYIEFVADRLLMELGFSKIFKTENPFDFMENISLEGKTNFFEKRVAEYQRMGVMSKAEDNNFTLDADF; encoded by the exons ATGTCTACTCCAGTTCTCCTGAGCCCCAAAAATGAACTCTCCGTTCGTCCTTCCAAATGTCCTGAAGAAAAACACAGG ACAGATTTGAAAAATCCAGCAGCTGCAAAACATCAGGATGAGCCTCTTCTTCGGGATAACCCCAATCGGTTTGTTATCTTTCCGATCCAATACCATGATATGTGGCAGATGTACAAAAAGGCAGAGGCATCATTTTGGACTGCCGAGGAG GTTGACTTGTCAAAGGACTTGGCACACTGGGGTTCTCTGAAACCAAATGAAAAACACTTTATTACACATGTTCTGGCATTCTTTGCTGCGAGTGATGGAATTGTAAATGAGAATCTG GTGGAACGATTCAGTCAAGAGGTCCAAGTCACTGAAGCTCGTTGTTTCTATGGTTTCcaaattgccatggagaatgttcATTCTGAAATGTACAGTCTCCTTATTGATGCCTATGTCAAGGATCCAAGTGAGAG GGAATCCTTGTTTAATGCAATCAAAACAATGCCATGCATCAAGAAGAAGGCTGACTGGGCCTTGCGGTGGattgctgatcaagaatctacatTTG GGGAACGTGTGGTTGGCTTCGCTGCTGTTGAGGGAATCTTTTTCTCTGGGTCCTTTGCTGCTATTTTCTGGTTGAAGAAACGCGGATTGATGCCAGGTCTGACTTTCTCCAACGAATTGATCAGTAGGGATGAA GGTCTACACTGTGACTTTGCCTGCTTGATCTTCAAACACTTGGTTCACAAGCCCTCTGAAACTAGAGTCCGAAAAATTATCACTGAAGCAGTGAGGATTGAGCAG GAGTTTGTGACTGAATCTCTCCCTGTGGACCTGATTGGAATGAACTGCACTCTGATGAAATATTACATTGAGTTTGTGGCTGATCGCTTGCTAATGGAGTTAGGTTTCAGTAAG ATCTTTAAAACTGAAAACCCTTTTGACTTCATGGAAAACATTTCTCTGGAAGGGAAGACTAATTTCTTTGAAAAGAGAGTTGCTGAGTATCAGCGAATGGGTGTGATGTCCAAAGCAGAAGATAACAACTTCACGCTAGATGCTGACTTCTAG
- the rrm2 gene encoding ribonucleoside-diphosphate reductase subunit M2 isoform X2, with the protein MSTPVLLSPKNELSVRPSKCPEEKHRTDLKNPAAAKHQDEPLLRDNPNRFVIFPIQYHDMWQMYKKAEASFWTAEEVDLSKDLAHWGSLKPNEKHFITHVLAFFAASDGIVNENLVERFSQEVQVTEARCFYGFQIAMENVHSEMYSLLIDAYVKDPSERESLFNAIKTMPCIKKKADWALRWIADQESTFGERVVGFAAVEGIFFSGSFAAIFWLKKRGLMPGLTFSNELISRDEEFVTESLPVDLIGMNCTLMKYYIEFVADRLLMELGFSKIFKTENPFDFMENISLEGKTNFFEKRVAEYQRMGVMSKAEDNNFTLDADF; encoded by the exons ATGTCTACTCCAGTTCTCCTGAGCCCCAAAAATGAACTCTCCGTTCGTCCTTCCAAATGTCCTGAAGAAAAACACAGG ACAGATTTGAAAAATCCAGCAGCTGCAAAACATCAGGATGAGCCTCTTCTTCGGGATAACCCCAATCGGTTTGTTATCTTTCCGATCCAATACCATGATATGTGGCAGATGTACAAAAAGGCAGAGGCATCATTTTGGACTGCCGAGGAG GTTGACTTGTCAAAGGACTTGGCACACTGGGGTTCTCTGAAACCAAATGAAAAACACTTTATTACACATGTTCTGGCATTCTTTGCTGCGAGTGATGGAATTGTAAATGAGAATCTG GTGGAACGATTCAGTCAAGAGGTCCAAGTCACTGAAGCTCGTTGTTTCTATGGTTTCcaaattgccatggagaatgttcATTCTGAAATGTACAGTCTCCTTATTGATGCCTATGTCAAGGATCCAAGTGAGAG GGAATCCTTGTTTAATGCAATCAAAACAATGCCATGCATCAAGAAGAAGGCTGACTGGGCCTTGCGGTGGattgctgatcaagaatctacatTTG GGGAACGTGTGGTTGGCTTCGCTGCTGTTGAGGGAATCTTTTTCTCTGGGTCCTTTGCTGCTATTTTCTGGTTGAAGAAACGCGGATTGATGCCAGGTCTGACTTTCTCCAACGAATTGATCAGTAGGGATGAA GAGTTTGTGACTGAATCTCTCCCTGTGGACCTGATTGGAATGAACTGCACTCTGATGAAATATTACATTGAGTTTGTGGCTGATCGCTTGCTAATGGAGTTAGGTTTCAGTAAG ATCTTTAAAACTGAAAACCCTTTTGACTTCATGGAAAACATTTCTCTGGAAGGGAAGACTAATTTCTTTGAAAAGAGAGTTGCTGAGTATCAGCGAATGGGTGTGATGTCCAAAGCAGAAGATAACAACTTCACGCTAGATGCTGACTTCTAG
- the rrm2 gene encoding ribonucleoside-diphosphate reductase subunit M2 isoform X3 yields MWQMYKKAEASFWTAEEVDLSKDLAHWGSLKPNEKHFITHVLAFFAASDGIVNENLVERFSQEVQVTEARCFYGFQIAMENVHSEMYSLLIDAYVKDPSERESLFNAIKTMPCIKKKADWALRWIADQESTFGERVVGFAAVEGIFFSGSFAAIFWLKKRGLMPGLTFSNELISRDEGLHCDFACLIFKHLVHKPSETRVRKIITEAVRIEQEFVTESLPVDLIGMNCTLMKYYIEFVADRLLMELGFSKIFKTENPFDFMENISLEGKTNFFEKRVAEYQRMGVMSKAEDNNFTLDADF; encoded by the exons ATGTGGCAGATGTACAAAAAGGCAGAGGCATCATTTTGGACTGCCGAGGAG GTTGACTTGTCAAAGGACTTGGCACACTGGGGTTCTCTGAAACCAAATGAAAAACACTTTATTACACATGTTCTGGCATTCTTTGCTGCGAGTGATGGAATTGTAAATGAGAATCTG GTGGAACGATTCAGTCAAGAGGTCCAAGTCACTGAAGCTCGTTGTTTCTATGGTTTCcaaattgccatggagaatgttcATTCTGAAATGTACAGTCTCCTTATTGATGCCTATGTCAAGGATCCAAGTGAGAG GGAATCCTTGTTTAATGCAATCAAAACAATGCCATGCATCAAGAAGAAGGCTGACTGGGCCTTGCGGTGGattgctgatcaagaatctacatTTG GGGAACGTGTGGTTGGCTTCGCTGCTGTTGAGGGAATCTTTTTCTCTGGGTCCTTTGCTGCTATTTTCTGGTTGAAGAAACGCGGATTGATGCCAGGTCTGACTTTCTCCAACGAATTGATCAGTAGGGATGAA GGTCTACACTGTGACTTTGCCTGCTTGATCTTCAAACACTTGGTTCACAAGCCCTCTGAAACTAGAGTCCGAAAAATTATCACTGAAGCAGTGAGGATTGAGCAG GAGTTTGTGACTGAATCTCTCCCTGTGGACCTGATTGGAATGAACTGCACTCTGATGAAATATTACATTGAGTTTGTGGCTGATCGCTTGCTAATGGAGTTAGGTTTCAGTAAG ATCTTTAAAACTGAAAACCCTTTTGACTTCATGGAAAACATTTCTCTGGAAGGGAAGACTAATTTCTTTGAAAAGAGAGTTGCTGAGTATCAGCGAATGGGTGTGATGTCCAAAGCAGAAGATAACAACTTCACGCTAGATGCTGACTTCTAG
- the rrm2 gene encoding ribonucleoside-diphosphate reductase subunit M2 isoform X4, giving the protein MSTPVLLSPKNELSVRPSKCPEEKHRTDLKNPAAAKHQDEPLLRDNPNRFVIFPIQYHDMWQMYKKAEASFWTAEEVDLSKDLAHWGSLKPNEKHFITHVLAFFAASDGIVNENLVERFSQEVQVTEARCFYGFQIAMENVHSEMYSLLIDAYVKDPSERESLFNAIKTMPCIKKKADWALRWIADQESTFGERVVGFAAVEGIFFSGSFAAIFWLKKRGLMPGLTFSNELISRDEGLHCDFACLIFKHLVHKPSETRVRKIITEAVRIEQPTHTLLGSSHFQAVKQI; this is encoded by the exons ATGTCTACTCCAGTTCTCCTGAGCCCCAAAAATGAACTCTCCGTTCGTCCTTCCAAATGTCCTGAAGAAAAACACAGG ACAGATTTGAAAAATCCAGCAGCTGCAAAACATCAGGATGAGCCTCTTCTTCGGGATAACCCCAATCGGTTTGTTATCTTTCCGATCCAATACCATGATATGTGGCAGATGTACAAAAAGGCAGAGGCATCATTTTGGACTGCCGAGGAG GTTGACTTGTCAAAGGACTTGGCACACTGGGGTTCTCTGAAACCAAATGAAAAACACTTTATTACACATGTTCTGGCATTCTTTGCTGCGAGTGATGGAATTGTAAATGAGAATCTG GTGGAACGATTCAGTCAAGAGGTCCAAGTCACTGAAGCTCGTTGTTTCTATGGTTTCcaaattgccatggagaatgttcATTCTGAAATGTACAGTCTCCTTATTGATGCCTATGTCAAGGATCCAAGTGAGAG GGAATCCTTGTTTAATGCAATCAAAACAATGCCATGCATCAAGAAGAAGGCTGACTGGGCCTTGCGGTGGattgctgatcaagaatctacatTTG GGGAACGTGTGGTTGGCTTCGCTGCTGTTGAGGGAATCTTTTTCTCTGGGTCCTTTGCTGCTATTTTCTGGTTGAAGAAACGCGGATTGATGCCAGGTCTGACTTTCTCCAACGAATTGATCAGTAGGGATGAA GGTCTACACTGTGACTTTGCCTGCTTGATCTTCAAACACTTGGTTCACAAGCCCTCTGAAACTAGAGTCCGAAAAATTATCACTGAAGCAGTGAGGATTGAGCAG CCCACTCATACATTGTTGGGGTCCTCCCACTTTCAGGCAGTTAAACAGATCTGA